One genomic segment of Arachis duranensis cultivar V14167 chromosome 4, aradu.V14167.gnm2.J7QH, whole genome shotgun sequence includes these proteins:
- the LOC107483090 gene encoding uncharacterized protein LOC107483090 has product MGGGISKQQGWREEGEEQAREQLNPDRESGEEQSSKESRIRDERVLQQKIREESVWENQMRREEEMADAEEQEERDMQRDLGAAYKLSNLIKEIRERNNEWANNKKAQKGERRYEVQKSGENGQIRNIRPNTKALHQQAWNVEGNGMNNYITEEEEEVNSYKMEDWKTEGKENQELLKGGTEENALRKLSNEAQNGEHEFVGQHVKPGENVYYVELASDEDGDKGMEVQTDWETRLAKKLELKLNLKRKRENKQVPLLIYREWKEEQEDREPKKVKNSITALGTGEYQLAKHVSSQIKGIQMVEEVDLNMPQPQP; this is encoded by the exons ATGGGAGGAGGCATCTCAAAACAACAAGGATggagagaggaaggggaggagcAGGCGCGTGAGCAACTGAACCCTGATAGAGAGAgtggtgaagaacaaagctCTAAGGAGAGTAGGATTAGGGATGAGCGAGTACTGCAGCAGAAAATTCGGGAGGAAAGTGTCTGGGAAAACCAAAtgaggagagaagaagagatggCAGATGCAGAAGAGCAG GAAGAGAGGGATATGCAGCGTGACCTAGGAGCAGCCTATAAACTCAGCAATCTCATTAAGGAGATAAGAGAGAGGAACAATGAGTGGGCCAATAACAAAAAGGCCCAGAAGGGAGAAAGGAGGTATGAGGTGCAGAAATCAGGTGAAAACGGACAAATAAGGAATATTAGGCCCAACACAAAGGCTTTACATCAGCAAGCATGGAATGTTGAAGGAAATGggatgaataattatataactgaagaagaagaagaagtgaacaGCTATAAAATGGAAGATTGGAA AACAGAGGGAAAGGAAAATCAAGAACTGCTGAAGGGGGGAACGGAGGAGAATGCTTTAAGAAAGCTATCCAATGAAGCTCAGAATGGAGAACATGAATTTGTGGGTCAGCATGTCAAGCCAGGTGAGAACGTCTACTATGTAGAGTTAGCAAGCGATGAAGACGGAGATAAAGGAATGGAAGTACAGACAGATTGGGAAACACGACTAGCTAAGAAGTTGGAATTGAAGCTGAACTTGAAAAGGAAACGAGAAAACAAACAGGTTCCACTGCTAATATACAGGGAATGGAAGGAGGAGCAAGAGGACAGGGAACCcaagaaagtaaagaacagCATCACCGCTCTGGGCACAGGGGAGTATCAATTAGCTAAGCATGTCTCTAGTCAGATTAAAGGAATACAAATGGTTGAGGAGGTGGATCTTAACATGCCCCAACCTCAGCCATGA